A genome region from Trichosurus vulpecula isolate mTriVul1 chromosome 5, mTriVul1.pri, whole genome shotgun sequence includes the following:
- the SLC13A4 gene encoding solute carrier family 13 member 4, which produces MAFLKELLKARNLLLVIFIPLLLLPLPILHPNSEAACAYVLIVTAVYWVSEAVPLGAAALVPAFLYPLFGVLRSSEVAAEYFKNTTLLLMGVICVAAAVEKWNLHKRIALRMVMMAGAKPGMLLLCFMCCTTLLSMWLSNTSTTAMVMPIVEAVLQELVSAEEEQVMEAPGNSSTEETEPISLGEKNGPPSLELIFVNEDSSTPDFPSLMQGKNLNGVHMITNPIKPVKPQSRRQSSPQERLLVLPPDPRNLELSSKYRSQHDHMVCKCLSLSISYAATIGGLTTIIGTSTSLIFLEHFNNQYPSAEVVNFGTWFLFSFPISLIMLVVSWFWMHCLFLGCNFKETCSLSKKKKTKREELSERRIQAEYEKLGDISYPEMVTGFFFILMTLLWFTREPGFVPGWDSFFEKKGYRTDATVSVFLGFLLFLIPAKKPCFGKKDKGESREDAMEMEPIITWKDFQKTMPWEIVILVGGGYALASGSKSSGLSTWIGHQMLSLSSLPPWAVTLLACILVSVVTEFVSNPATITIFLPILCSLSETLHINPLYTLIPVTMCISFAVMLPVGNPPNAIVFSYGHCQIKDMVKAGLGVNVIGLVVVMVAINTWGINLFHLDTFPVWAKVSNITHQA; this is translated from the exons GAGGCTGCATGTGCCTATGTCCTGATTGTGACAGCTGTATACTGGGTGTCAGAAGCCGTCCCACTTGGAGCTGCGGCCCTCGTGCCTGCCTTTCTCTACCCTCTTTTTGGAGTCCTCCGATCCAGCGAG GTGGCTGCAGAGTATTTCAAGAACACCACCCTGCTGCTGATGGGAGTCATCTGTGTGGCGGCAGCAGTGGAGAAATGGAACCTACACAAGCGGATTGCCCTGCGCATGGTCATGATGGCAGGAGCCAAGCCCGGCAT GCTGCTGCTGTGTTTCATGTGCTGCACCACCCTTCTGTCCATGTGGCTCTCCAACACCTCCACCACCGCCATGGTGATGCCAATTGTGGAGGCCGTGCTGCAGGAGCTGGTCAGTGCTGAAGAAGAGCAGGTCATGGAGGCCCCTGGCAACTCCAgcactgaagaaactgagccaatcA GCCTTGGTGAAAAAAATGGACCCCCTTCTCTGGAGCTCATTTTTGTCAATGAAGA CTCATCAACCCCAGATTTCCCTTCTCTGATGCAGGGCAAG AACCTGAATGGAGTACACATGATCACCAACCCTATCAAGCCTGTGAAACCTCAGAGCAGGAGACAGAGCTCACCGCAG GAACGGCTATTAGTCCTGCCCCCTGACCCTAGGAACCTGGAGCTGAGCAGCAAGTACAGATCCCAACATGATCATATGGTCTGCAAGTGCCTGTCCCTGAGCATATCTTATGCTGCCACCATTGGGGGCCTGACCACCATCATTGGTACATCCACCAGCCTCATCTTCCTAGAACACTTCAACAA CCAGTACCCAAGTGCTGAGGTGGTGAACTTTGGGACCTGGTTCCTTTTTAGCTTTCCCATCTCCCTCATCATGCTGGTGGTGAGCTGGTTTTGGATGCACTGCCTGTTCTTGGGTTGCAA tTTTAAAGAGACCTGCTCCCTGAGTaaaaagaagaagacaaaaagagaagagcTGTCAGAAAGGCGGATTCAAGCAGAATATGAAAAACTGGGAGACATTAG TTACCCTGAGATGGTGACTGGATTCTTCTTCATCCTAATGACCCTGCTCTGGTTTACCCGGGAGCCTGGTTTTGTCCCTGGCTGGGATTCATTCTTTGAGAA GAAAGGCTACCGTACAGATGccactgtctctgtcttccttggcttcctcctcTTCCTAATCCCAGCTAAGAAACCCTGTTtcggaaaaaaagataaag GAGAGAGCAGAGAAGATGCGATGGAAATGGAACCCATCATTACATGGAAGGACTTCCAGAAGACCATGCCCTGGGAAATTGTCATTCTGGTGGGAGGAGGTTATGCTTTAGCATCTGGAAGCAAG tccTCCGGTCTCTCCACATGGATTGGGCACCAGATGTTATCCTTGAGCAGCCTTCCACCCTGGGCAGTCACCCTGCTAGCATGCATCTTGGTGTCCGTGGTCACTGAGTTTGTTAGCAACCCCGCCACCATCACCATCTTTCTGCCGATCCTCTGCAGCTTG tCTGAAACCCTCCATATTAACCCACTCTACACTCTGATCCCCGTGACCATGTGCATCTCCTTTGCCGTCATGCTGCCAGTGGGCAATCCTCCAAATGCTATTGTCTTCAGCTACGGCCACTGCCAGATCAAAGACATG GTGAAAGCCGGATTAGGTGTCAATGTAATTGGactggtggtagtgatggtggctATCAATACTTGGGGAATTAACCTCTTCCATTTGGATACCTTTCCAGTCTGGGCTAAGGTCAGTAACATCACTCATCAGGCCTAG